One window from the genome of Fulvivirga lutea encodes:
- a CDS encoding TonB-dependent receptor, producing the protein MKITKYILVLSLIFGGMQFVSAQENWESDGEIEDVEIEIVKDREITLPKANRNFEKIAPINFSGVKPQLEYSFDNLNLPLPSLNIRVRPLRIKEQPLKKLYGNYIRAGFGNYITPYFEGFVSSKRSRDMLYGAHINFLNSRNGPVDDENSGSGEFDVEGYGKHFGKKLTVGGDIGYHRRSYNFYGYPENQEVNEDSLSQNFNNIHLSGYIENTDKSSDLNFYTGIQFDYLKDNFSAEESEVQLDFKGSYKLGGQSTINLRSDLDIISQKDEGLDVKTRNIFRVVPTLTFEYEGFLIDAGFNVVYENDTLGDSDEIHFFPMARARYSLSSGFEVQAGIRGDVNKQTLRGFVESNPFLAPNSRAFNQYNNFEFFGGIGGSLTSKLGFKAGMSISSLKNLPLFINSPEDQSKFLVIYDTGNSEILNINAQLSYNRNEILRLTLRGDYWGYDTDESEEAWHRPNYKISALSTFKLFDKLRFETEAYAIGGIQALDFNTGEKINLDAALDLNFMAEYLVSDQFSGWVRLNNIFGQEYEMLYNYPVRGFQVMIGATYSF; encoded by the coding sequence ATGAAAATAACTAAATATATACTTGTTTTATCACTCATTTTTGGAGGAATGCAGTTTGTTTCTGCCCAGGAAAATTGGGAGAGTGATGGTGAGATTGAAGATGTAGAAATAGAGATAGTAAAGGATAGGGAAATTACTCTTCCAAAGGCTAATCGAAATTTTGAGAAGATTGCTCCAATCAACTTTTCTGGAGTAAAACCCCAGTTGGAATATTCATTCGATAACCTGAATCTACCATTACCTTCATTAAATATTAGAGTACGTCCACTTCGTATTAAAGAACAGCCATTGAAGAAGCTTTATGGTAATTACATACGTGCCGGATTCGGCAATTATATAACACCATACTTTGAAGGTTTTGTAAGTTCAAAGCGCAGCAGAGATATGTTGTATGGAGCCCATATCAATTTTCTTAATTCAAGAAACGGACCTGTAGATGATGAAAACTCTGGGTCTGGAGAATTTGATGTTGAGGGATACGGTAAACACTTTGGAAAAAAATTAACAGTAGGTGGTGATATTGGCTATCACAGGCGTTCTTATAATTTCTATGGGTACCCTGAAAATCAAGAAGTGAATGAAGACTCTTTAAGCCAAAATTTCAATAACATCCACCTTTCCGGATATATAGAAAACACTGATAAGTCTAGTGATTTAAATTTTTACACCGGAATACAATTCGATTACTTGAAAGATAATTTCAGTGCTGAAGAATCTGAAGTTCAGCTTGATTTTAAAGGAAGCTACAAGTTGGGAGGACAGAGTACCATTAATTTAAGAAGTGATTTAGATATAATATCGCAGAAAGATGAGGGTTTAGACGTAAAGACAAGGAATATTTTTAGAGTAGTACCTACCCTTACTTTTGAATATGAAGGCTTTTTAATTGATGCCGGATTTAATGTTGTTTATGAAAATGACACTTTGGGTGATTCAGACGAAATTCACTTCTTTCCTATGGCGAGAGCAAGATATAGCCTGAGTTCAGGATTTGAAGTACAAGCCGGTATTAGAGGTGATGTAAATAAACAAACATTGAGAGGTTTTGTAGAATCAAACCCTTTTCTTGCACCAAATTCGAGAGCATTCAATCAGTACAATAATTTTGAGTTTTTTGGGGGCATAGGAGGTAGTTTAACCAGTAAGCTTGGTTTTAAGGCCGGTATGAGCATTTCTAGCCTAAAGAACTTGCCTTTGTTCATCAATTCACCTGAAGACCAATCGAAGTTCCTCGTCATTTATGATACAGGAAATTCTGAAATATTAAATATAAATGCTCAACTAAGCTATAACAGAAATGAAATCCTACGTTTGACCTTAAGAGGTGATTATTGGGGCTATGATACGGATGAATCAGAAGAAGCATGGCACAGGCCCAATTATAAAATATCGGCATTATCTACATTTAAGTTGTTTGATAAGCTGAGGTTTGAAACCGAGGCATATGCAATTGGTGGTATTCAGGCTCTAGACTTCAATACGGGCGAAAAAATTAACCTTGATGCAGCACTTGATTTGAATTTTATGGCAGAATACCTTGTGTCGGATCAATTTTCGGGCTGGGTGAGGTTAAATAACATTTTCGGACAGGAATATGAGATGTTATATAATTATCCTGTCAGAGGCTTTCAGGTAATGATAGGGGCCACTTATAGTTTTTAA